One Kangiella geojedonensis DNA segment encodes these proteins:
- a CDS encoding HesA/MoeB/ThiF family protein: protein MLSKEELLQYSRHIILPEIDIEGQEAIKDSHVLIIGLGGLGSPAALYLVAAGVGELTVVDDDLVESSNLQRQIIHRIETIGSPKTESAKASLESLSPTIKVNLLTQKASPEVLNKLDSERFTLVLDCTDNFTSRFLINEWSVSNQIPLVSATAVAFSAQLAVFNQKLQHACYQCLYSNMNLPEGNCADQGILSPVVGTMGTLQATEALKIILGLNKADTSFLLTYDSLDTAFQRFNIMKDPSCSVCS from the coding sequence ATGCTTAGTAAAGAAGAGCTACTCCAATACAGTCGCCACATTATCTTGCCTGAGATTGATATCGAAGGACAGGAAGCTATAAAAGATAGTCATGTTTTGATTATAGGTTTGGGCGGACTTGGCTCCCCTGCTGCACTTTATTTAGTCGCGGCAGGTGTTGGTGAACTTACGGTTGTTGACGATGACTTAGTCGAAAGCTCAAACTTACAAAGACAAATTATTCATCGAATAGAAACTATCGGTTCGCCAAAAACAGAGTCAGCGAAAGCTAGCCTAGAGTCCCTATCACCAACCATTAAAGTCAACTTACTCACCCAAAAGGCAAGTCCTGAAGTTTTAAATAAACTGGATTCAGAGCGTTTCACCTTAGTTTTAGACTGCACCGATAACTTTACCAGCCGGTTTTTGATTAATGAATGGTCGGTCTCTAATCAGATTCCATTGGTTTCAGCAACAGCTGTAGCCTTCTCAGCTCAGTTGGCCGTGTTCAATCAAAAGCTACAACATGCTTGCTACCAATGCTTGTACTCCAATATGAACTTACCAGAGGGTAATTGTGCAGATCAGGGGATTTTATCGCCAGTCGTTGGAACCATGGGTACTTTACAAGCTACAGAGGCTTTGAAAATTATACTTGGGCTCAATAAAGCGGATACGAGTTTCTTGCTCACATATGACAGCCTAGATACAGCATTCCAACGTTTTAATATTATGAAAGACCCAAGCTGCTCTGTATGTAGCTAG